Below is a window of Falco rusticolus isolate bFalRus1 chromosome 9, bFalRus1.pri, whole genome shotgun sequence DNA.
ccaggTTCAGAAGGACAACAGCAGTTTTGGCAACGTCAAGGCACCTCCTGCACCTCTCAAAGCCACAAAGCCCTTTGCAGAaatggaagaggagggagggatgcgTGCAGTGGAGGCCAGAGTGAGGGATGCTACTGGATCCAGGCTAGGTGTGAAATGCCTGCAGGGagcccctgctcccctgctTTACCATGCCAAGGGGGACTGCTCCCCGAAACTCACACAGGGAAAGTAAAGGTCCAGCACTAGCTTCTGCAAGCACTCAGCACAAGTGTTAAAAGCAGGCTGAGACCTGAACAGAGGAATCTGTTAACTTTAAGCCTCcttgcagcctgctggtgatGGACACCCCCCCtaccctgcccagcccctgtTCATCTCCTCTCCCCGGTATTGTTGGACAGCCAGGTCCCAGGGCTCTTCACCACAGGTAGGGCGGGAAGCAGCTGCTCTAAGCAGAGCTGGATACATAGCACCCCTTTCACAGACCCAAACACTGCCTGGCCTGAGCAAGCCATCTGCAGAGCCTCCACGCTTGGTCTTGTGTGAGGCTTTCAGGGCATGATGGAGAGGGTGTAGACCTGGAGGCAACTTCTGAAATATCAGGGTAACTCCAGTCCCCCTCTCAGAGCAATCCCTCCTTGACTGGGCCAGTCAGGCACTTGGGAAAATAAggctgctgcccccccagcagctccccagtaCATAAAGGCACCGTGGTGGGCTCTTGCAATGGCTCTGCTGGTCCAGCATCAAGCTCTGCTCATCTTCTGCTGGTTTCAgtcacagcacagaagaaagcCATGAGATGACTTCAGTCTTCCCTTGATGCCAACAGGCATTGCACTTATTCCACTGTGGCAAAGATGCTATTTGAGCTAATCCATAAAACCCCAATTCCTTCTACTCCTAGCTGCCTTCCCCCATTTCATTTGGGTTGAACTCTGAGCCCTCAGAGGGTTCCATCTAGGAGGAGGACCCCAGCCTCATCTCCCTCAGAGACCCTCAACACCCCAGCTCTAACAGTCTTGCTTGCACCCAGCACCATCCATGGCCGCCGCACTGCTCCGTGAGGCACTgccaaataaatgtttatagGACACCAAcaggatgaaggaaaaagagaaaaacagcattaaCACATTCACCGGTGCTGGGAAGGAGGGCCAGGAATGTAAACGGAGCCTGGAGGCAGTCCGAAAATGGTAACAGCTggaaagcagggctggaaaGTTTGTTAATCAGGATCCTAGATACTAGCCAGGCTCCCGGCCTTTGGCTTAGCCAAAATGCCCTTtcctgagctgctctgctgaatTTTACAATTGAACGCCACcgggcagagcccagcagtcACACATGCAGACGGCAACTACTCCAGTTTAAAACTCAAATCAAGAGCTACAAATCCAACCAAAGTTTCATTCACTCTGCTGCATGTGAAATTACCCTGGTTCAGTTCATTTACAGCTCGCTAACAATTAAGAGCTTCAGTCCTAGGTTGAAATTTTAccaatttcttatttttaattttctaattttagcTCCCAAATCAGCATCTAGAAACTGCCCCTGCCCTGAGGAGCACATGGAAAGCCAGGGCACCCCACGCACACACACCTCACTGGAGGGGCTTTGGAAGccaggattaaaaaaaaaaaagcacccaaaaATTCAGGAGGAAAACAGTTGTCACTCCCCTAAGCTTGACATCGCATGGGCAAAGCCAAATCCAGAACAGGGAAGCTCCCAAATGCctcatcagctttttttttttaattttgctccTCCCCTCCATACACACGCTTCAAATTCACTAAcgtttcagaattaaaaaaagagcaaccCATGATACACTGCTCCCATGCAGtggtggaaggaaaaatgacttatttttattttcttttattttttaaaaagccttgcTGTCCATTTCCAAGCAACACATCTTTCCGCTGGATTTTTTTGCCCCGCCAGGCTCTAGGCACCCCTTAACAGAGAATTCGGGCACAGAGCCAGAATCTGGGGAGAATATGCAGGACGGAGCAGCAGCGCAACACAGATGCTCTGCACTAGCAGCGGTGCCTGCTCCGAAGAAGCAGGATTTCCTCACTGCCTTCTCCACCCCTGCTCCTACATTCCACTTTTTAACTCAGTCTGCAGAGGAGCGCAAGAAGCAAGAGTATagtaataaaaacaatttaataataatactttaatAATAACCTGGGTAACAGTGTGACGTGACAGCCCTAAGCCAGACTCCTAGCAGAGCaggggcactgctgctgcaataTGTGCCCACATCCATGGGAGGTCACGGCAGGACCACCCCGGATACCTTTGGGTACCCCCAAACCCAGGTCAGTGGCACCCTTGGCACTGCCCCCCCAGCTTCGCCCGTGGGAcctcagcagctgtgggtggTTTGGGAATGCGGCATGCTGCTGTGATATTTCATGCGTGGAGTCTGCATCCCTAAGTGATGCGCATAGGGCTGGGTTGCTGGTAGTTTGCTGACACCCACAAAAATTGTGGGACCCCAGAATCCGGCTGTTGCAGCCAGCAGGAGGGGAtgccctgctcccacccatCCCACAGCACCCTTCCTACTAGGGGGGAAAAGGTTTCCGCTGCTCACAGCCCCCACATACCAAGCAGATGGTATAAAAAAAGGCTGACTTTGCAGCTACTTGCTTTAAAACTTAATACATACATGTTACTAAAATTACAATTGTCCTGGACCAGGACAATTTGTGGCAACACACCTGCATCAGCACAGTCCCCTCCAAGGGCATGAGCCTGAGCCAGGTACCTCCAGGAGCAACAGATGGGGCAGCCAAGTCTACAGCACAGGCTGAGGGATGCAGCCAGGCCAGGGACTGGGCTTAAACGTGCTCCTGGTCACGGGAAGCCCTCAAGGATGAGACTGGGTGGGGGCTGCTAAGAAACAGTTTACATGATGGCCTTAGCTGCCCAGCTGATATTTCAGGAACTTGCCCAGCACTCACAAGGCAGGGAAGGGCGCTGTGTACTGGTGTGAGCTCCTTTCAGCTTCAGCTAGAAGGGGTCACCAGGGTGGGAGTACCCCCGGGCTGGTGCAAACATGCATTTACTAGCAACATGGGAAATTGCTGGGGGTTTGCCATTTAAGCTTGGCTTAAATTCGGGGGTTGCTTTGCACGTTTGGAGTCTGGCCTGGACACATCCTAAGCAGGACTTTCTTTGGCACCTCTCCAGTTTGATGCCCAGGTCTATATAGGCTTTAGCACCTGGTGGTGCAGGATAAATGACCAATTTGCAGCAGTTTTGTACACGAGTACATGTACTGTGGTAAGATCAGATTTTGCTGTACATGAAATTTTGCAATCGGGTCCCGCCTTAACCCTGGGCTGTTGATTCTGGGTTTGACACTCCCCTGCTCTCTGTACACCGAGTTCCACCTGGCTAGAGGTGGGAGCTCACTCCTGATTTACTGTCCTCGGCTGGGATCCCATTTTCCCAAATTGGAAATCTGGAAAGCAACTCACCTAAAGAAATTGGGACAGGGgaacaccacccccaccccccccttaaaatacaaagaaaggaGAGTTGACCCACATTTGCTCCatagggaagggaaaaaatcccCCCTGCAGCCCGAGTCACCGTCAGAAGAAACCTGCAGCACCTCGATTTAATAGAACCAAGATCTTTATTGATCTCATTGTAACAGCAACCACTGGCGAGAGCTTTTCTCCTCCCGAACACCTGCCTGAAGAGAcggtaaaaaaacccaaatctatACCCTGACTAGCGGAGGAGCTGCCCCGGCGAGGCCAGGCActccctctctgctcttcaGCCCCGAGCccagttataaaaaaaaacaccaggagAAAGTCGCTGGGATGGGGAACGGAGACGAAAGGCGATTGGAAAAGGgggcatttagaaaaaaaaagtggtttccCTCCAGCTCCTGTCCATAAGTTAAGTTGTCCTCAGAtactttctattttattttttttctggcttggAGAGCAGGTTTCCCAAAACGAGTGGCTGTGCCGAGGGTGCTGGGTCCCTGCATCCACGGTGGCCATCCCCACTCTGCAAAGAATGTCcttgcccctgcccctgccgcTCCCTCGATCCGAGGGCCTAACAGACCTCCTAGGATCTTtgctttaaggaaaatatatttatttatatataatatatatatttgtgtgtgtcttATCACCACCCACCCACACGCATATACATATTTCTACTTGCACTCACTCACTCGTGCGCCTATTATGGCCGGCTACATGTCCATGTCACATCCCACCAAGCGTGACCCATGCAAGGGAAAGCATGGAAGAGACCTCCCATTCCCttaggttttttgcttttttcccccaaaacgAGCGGCATCCCCCCttgcaagaaaagcagctggaagatggGAGCTCGCAACCAGCCACCATGCCGACCCACACCAAACACACctagagaaataaattattggACGGAAAGTGCACAAAGCCTGCAGCACGAATGCCGGTGTGGGACGTACCCATCCCTGGCACACACCAGAGCCACAGTCCCAGCAGGCAATGAGTCCCCACGGCTGAGTACCAGGGCAGAGACaaccctggggagggagggaagatggATGGAGCAGGCACTCGGGTGGTGGCTGATAAAATGGCACTTGAGAAGGTTGCAAAGCTGTTGATAGCTCCCAAcaagcagttaaaaaacaaagggCGGGTCTGGCTGGTTCAGGGGGCACAGCACGGCACTGCCGCAGTGTCCCCTGCCACGCATGCCCTCACCTAACACTGCTCTTCAAGGCAAGAGTCgcaccaagagaaaaaaataaatcccatctCTGGGGGGTTTCAAGatgccaggcacaggcaggatGGCCATGGTGTGCCAGGCCAGCAAAGCCACCTGCGGTGGGGACGTTGGCACGGAAACTCTTTATCCATGGCAGCACGACCTGGCCAGGGGAAGCCCTGGcatgaaaagcaagcagaggatGGCACCGATGCTGGCACCCTGCAACTGGAGTGCCCTGGCCACTGCACTGCATCCCTGCGGTGTCTCACCAGTGAGTGCCCGCAAGCCCCCTGGGCGCCTAGTTATTCCTGAGACATCCAATGGCGCCAAGGGATTTAGCTCCTGtattattcacattttaaagggtgtgtgtggggtgtttaaaaaaaaaagaaaaaagcactaGAAAGCACTTTCCCAGAGGCGCTTGTCCCCAGCCTGAAAAAAGAAGCATTGCTGGTAAAGTGCCCCTTTTtagtaccaaaaaaaaataaaatcaagggCTTTTTTGTAACATATGGCTATGTTGCTTTGAGTCCTGGCTGGTGGGCTGGGGACACAGCCCCCTGTTGAAGGGCCATGACGGAAGAAATCCAGGTAGGAGAGAGATGTGGGCATGCTGCCCAACGCTGTTGGGGACTAACTTGGACCCCACAAGCACCAAAGGGAACAGGCTGCCAACACTGTCCTCCACTGAATGCCAGCAGGTCCTGGGGGTGCAAACAGACACTCGGTTTTAGAAGCGAtgctttccccctcctcctaAGAGGCTGCCCAAATTTTTCAGGAGAAGGGGCAAAGGGGGTGACACAGCTCCAGACTGCCAAGCTGCTGGCAATGGGAAGTTTTGGGGTAACGGGAGGAGGggttttggagggggggggggccaCGAGGCAGCAGAAGAGGCAAAgggatgttttaaaaagaagcctgGTAGAAATCAGGCTGTCAGTgggcagagaaggagaaggaggaataGGGCCGGATCCAGAAGGGATGCTCCATCTGGCACAGGCTGGGACCAGTCACCCACAAAGTGGGAGAAGCCAGAGCTGAGCTCCCCGGAAAGAGGGGGGGAAGCGAGCAGGGAGGGGGACACCGGCGGGGTCCGCTGTCGCCTCCGCGTCGCTGGGACGGATCCTGCTAAGCCAAATGGGGTGTGCACAGGTCTGGGGAGTTGCTGCCTCTCCGTGGTTCCCGCTCAGATATCCATCTCGAACTGAGCGTCGTCCCCTGGTGAGAGTCAAGGTGAGATGCGTTAGGGGgaccaccccccaccccaaatccccccaccccacaccgGGGGTCCCTTACCCATGGATGGCTTCCCCTCCTGGTGGTTCAGGTTGTTGGTGTCCGCTTTGGGTTCCTCGCCGGCCGAGCTGGGGCTGGTGACACCGGGAATATTGGGGAGGTGACAAGGTGGGGTCTGGGCCATGGGGGAGTTGCGGCGGTCCAGCAGGAACTTGCGGTCGTAGATGATGCGGGTACCTGCAGGGGGGATGAGAGGAGGGTGGGGGGCTCCGGCCCGGCAGCACGGGTTGGCAGGAGTCTCCAGGCTGAATGGGCACCCGGGCCAAGGGCCTCCGGTGGGTGATAATTCGGCCCTGGACAAACACCCCCGGCAGCACCGGGTAGCCGCTGCCCCGGGGCGCCCGCCGCGAGCCCAGCAAACCCCGGCAGGGTGGGAGCGCACCGCGGGGCATCCCGCGTCCCCTCCCCCGGCCAGGGACGAGGGATGCTCCAACCCCGGGGTGTCCAAGCgggccggggcagagccccccacccctcaaCACCGACACCTCGCCGGGCGTCGACCCCCACCGGCCGCGTCCCGCCGGGGCCGCCTGCCACCCCGCACCGGGGGCCGCCTGCCAGCCCGGCGGGACCCTCCGCGCCCCCGTTGCACCCCGGAAAAGCAACAAGCCCTGCTCCAGGCGCTCGCCTTATGGACACCAGCGGCAGGCGCTCCCTGTACGCGATATACAGGCGCGATAGGCGGCGCTCAGAGAGGCGGCGGGAGCGctcccccggcggggccgccgccccgcAGGCCCCGGCTGCCCCCGCGCTTACCTCCCGGCGTGGTGGAGAAGAGGGTGCCGCCGGGGGTGGTGCAGTAGTCCGGGGGCAGCTGCTCCGCGTCGCTGAGGGCCACGGTGCGGGTGGGGATGGCCCGGCTCTGGCTGGGCTGGCGGCCGCCGGCGGACGACATGGCCCCGCGCTATTGTCCCCGCGGaggcggcgcggagcgggcgccgcccccccgcctcccctcgcccccccgcagccgccgcgcAACCGCGCTCCGGCCGCCGCCGGCAGGGGGCAGGCGCGGgggcgggcagcgctgcccgcgCCCTCCCACGTGGTCTAGCGGTGAGGATTCCTGGCTTTCACCCAGGCGGCCCGGGTTCGACTCCCGGCGTGGGAAGAGCGTTTTTGGGGTTgcggggtgggtgggaaggtgTCCAGCCTTCCGCCGGGACCGCCCGCGCACCCGTGTCGTCGTGGCCAGGGCGCCTTCCGCCAAAACATTTTGACTGAGCCGAGCTGGTCAAGGTCACCAGGAAAGGGGACACACTCCATATCCCAAAGGTACCAGCCCAAAAAGTTGCAATTCCCACACCCCAAGGGCTACACCACCCCGAGATGATCAGGAAAGGGGACGCACCCCCATATCCCAAAGTACCAACCCAGAAAATTGGGATTCCTGTACTCTGAGGGCCATGCCAGCCCCAGATGATCAGGAAAGGGGATGCATCCCTCTGTCCCAAACCAGGAATGGAGGTGCATCCCCATACCCCAAGCACACCATCCTCAAAAGCTGGGACTCTCATACCCAGAGGGTCATGCCAagcccagcactgcctcccTCCCCTGGGAACGCTGATCCCACCAGTTATTTTTAGCATCCCTCTCCCGagaggctggagctgctggtttCCTCCCGCAGCCGTGGAtccccccagccacagcacacCCCCGGCGGGACCGGGCGCCCGCCTGCACAAGAGGATGGGTGAGGCAGTAGCGCGGGTGGCCAGAAAGGTGAACGACACGGTGGAGAACAAAACGGATTCCCTGGGTAAGCCTGGCGCTCCGGCTCAGCTCCCGCTTGGGGCCTGGAGGAGGATCATGTGTCTGGGAGCAGGGCTCTATTTTTTGCTGCCACAGTCTAAAAAAAGCTGTTGGCCTCCCCTCTGGGTGCTGCACCCGAGGCTCCTGCAgtcctggggaagggaaagtCTCCCCAGGCCCCTCAAAGTTTGAATGGGTTCCCAGCAATGGCACATAATCCCATGGGACATGCCCCAGGGATACAGTCCCTCCTTGCGAGCGATAACAGGAACCAGGCTTTTCCCCATATCACCTTGTTAGATTTGGGGGTTCCTGCAGTTTTGCCTGTTTCTAGCAAATATCAGAGACTCATGCAGTTCatcaaaaagagagagatgaaagCAACTCATTTTTGTTCATGCTGGATTCCCAGCCCCGGGGTACAAAGCAGCATGCATGGAGAGCCAGAGCTTCATCGCTCAGCCCCTTGACATCCTCCTGACTGAGATCAGCAGAGAGGGCTGAGCTGGTGCAGCCCCCACCATGgctttggggagggggcaggcagcagagcatcACCGGGCCAGGATTCAGGGTTTCCACCCCCCAGCATGtcctgggggggggaaacagaaacagctcagagcaaagcaaaaatgccaGCAGGTGAGAGGCATGGACaaattcttttccctttcccatggGGCAAGCACCCATGACCATGAGAAATCCAGCCGGGAGCATACCCAGGGAAAGCCCTGCTCCACCCTTATCCCGATCAGCAATGGATGAGACATCCCTGCACTGCTTGACCATCCCTAGGGAGTCAGTGACATGCAGGAGAGGGGTTACTGAAGTTTTTAGATATGGACAGGCTGGCTGAGGGTTTCCAAAAGGACACTGCAGCATGGAAATATTTGCAATGTGATTTAGGGCTGAATGCAGCTAAAGCAGAACAGCCTTAGCATCATCTAAGGGGGACAAACTACTTGTACTTGGAGGTGACTGCAAAGGTCCCTGCAACAGAGGAGTATGGCAGGGGACATTACAGCATCCATGGGTGGCAGCACCCAGACAGGCAAATCAAACATGAAGGGACGGAAAACCAGATGGAAAGCAttgctccatcccagctgggTGCATTATAAGGTGCCTGGGTCTCTCTGGGGGCAGATCTGGCTAACTGCAAGCTGATGACCTTCCCCATCGGCATCTACAAAGCCATGAGGAGCGTCACTGAGGGGATTCACTGCATCTCCCTGGCAAACAACGAGCTGAAGTCCCTCACCAGCCGATTCGTCACCACCTTCAACCAGCTGAGAGGTAAAGGACAGCCCCACTGTTTGCAACAGCCACTTCCAAACCCCCAGggcccagaaaaaaaaaccctaggtTACTGCAGAGAGGGCACAGCACCACAGTTTCCCCATCACAGTTTTTGCTCCTCCACACTTGCACCTCATTCCAGGCACTAGTTCAGAACCCCCAGAATCCATTTTTCTTTACCCTTGAGGAAGGGGGCACTGGTTTTGctcccacccaccctccccaaCGCATGCCCTGCCACCTTACAGCCACTTTCAGCAttggccaggctgctgcagggtcACTCATgatcctcctccagctccttccaaggatggagctggggaTGAAAGAGAACAGGAAAGGCAGCCTGGGCATAATGGGGCACAGTGG
It encodes the following:
- the EIF4EBP2 gene encoding eukaryotic translation initiation factor 4E-binding protein 2, producing the protein MSSAGGRQPSQSRAIPTRTVALSDAEQLPPDYCTTPGGTLFSTTPGGTRIIYDRKFLLDRRNSPMAQTPPCHLPNIPGVTSPSSAGEEPKADTNNLNHQEGKPSMGDDAQFEMDI